From a single Andrena cerasifolii isolate SP2316 chromosome 8, iyAndCera1_principal, whole genome shotgun sequence genomic region:
- the LOC143372433 gene encoding neuropathy target esterase sws-like, producing MEPANEYRLTSWLAQQEDQHRISLYQCDSTYTLWTQRCVRQADCILIVGLGDRPPSIGRTEREIERLVMRTQKELVLLHKEQSGQRPTNTVEWLNMRSWISSHHHIQCPKRMFTRRSQYRINELYSKVLMSEPNVHSDFSRLARWLTGTSVGLVLGGGGARGAAHVGMLKAIIEAGIPIDMVGGVSIGALMGALWCMEKNITTTTQKAREWSKKMTQWWRQILDLTYPVTSMFSGKDFNKTIQATFGDTYIEDLWLPYFTITTDITDSCMRTHTHGLYTETKENLTFLKASTVSSFALAARVCDTKLKSFSFN from the exons ATGGAGCCCGCGAACGAGTATCGGTTAACATCGTGGCTGGCGCAGCAAGAAGATCAGCACCGAATCTCGCTGTACCAGTGCGACTCGACGTACACGCTGTGGACCCAGCGATGCGTCCGACAAGCCGATTGTATTCTAATCGTGGGCTTGGGAGACAGGCCTCCTTCCATAGGTAGAACCGAGCGCGAAATCGAGCGGCTGGTAATGAGAACGCAAAAGGAATTGGTACTTCTGCACAAGGAGCAGAGCGGGCAACGGCCTACGAATACCGTGGAGTGGCTGAACATGAGATCTTGGATATCTAGTCATCACCATATTCAATGCCCTAAACGAATGTTCACGAGGAGATCTCAATATAGAATT AACGAATTGTATTCCAAAGTACTCATGTCGGAACCAAATGTACATAGCGATTTCAGTAGACTGGCCCGTTGGTTAACCGGCACGTCCGTTGGTCTTGTGCTCGGGGGTGGCGGCGCCAGAGGCGCGGCCCACGTAGGAATGCTCAAAGCGATTATCGAAGCCGGCATACCCATAGATATGGTCGGCGGAGTTAGTATCGGGGCGTTAATGGGTGCGTTATGGTGCATGGAGAAAAATATTACGACAACAACGCAGAAAGCTCGCGAATGGTCCAAG AAAATGACGCAATGGTGGAGGCAAATACTGGACTTGACGTACCCAGTCACATCCATGTTCTCTGGGAAAGATTTTAACAAAACGATTCAAGCGACGTTCGGCGATACGTACATAGAGGATCTCTGGTTACCATACTTCACCATCACCACAGACATCACTGACTCTTGTATGCGTACCCACACGCACGGTCTGTATACAGAAACGAAGgaaaatttaacatttcttAAAGCATCGACGGTTTCCAGTTTTGCATTGGCTGCGCGCGTTTGTGATACAAAATTGAAATCGTTCAGCTTTAACTAA